The proteins below are encoded in one region of Sphaerodactylus townsendi isolate TG3544 linkage group LG06, MPM_Stown_v2.3, whole genome shotgun sequence:
- the LOC125434625 gene encoding olfactory receptor 5V1-like produces MGIQNQTQVMEFVFLGFSGILNGHIYLFLAFLAIYLVTVLGNLMIFTMIQLDSSLRTPMYYFLSHLSCLDICISSVTVPKILVNFLCQQQTISYDECMAQIFFLMSFTGAECGLLAVMAYDRYAAICKPLHYSHLVDFKVCTILAFATWIWGLLDSALHLALISRLDFCGVNQIHHIFCDLPPLMKIACNDAHINELALNISGFFVGGGPFLFIIFSYVFILSSILKIRSTTGKRKAFSTCASHLIVVFVYYGNGILNYQRPSAGYSLATGTLGSIMYCIITPMLNPIIYSLRNKEVKGALKKAVETWRKSKHHQSVC; encoded by the coding sequence ATGGGAATCCAGAATCAGACACAAGTGATGGAATTTGTCTTCCTGGGTTTTTCTGGCATTTTGAATGGGCACATCTACCTCTTCCTGGCGTTCTTAGCCATCTACTTGGTCACTGTGCTGGGGAACCTCATGATATTCACTATGATTCAACTGGATTCCAGCCTCCGTACCCCCATGTATTATTTCCtcagccacctctcctgcttAGATATTTGCATCTCCTCGGTCACCGTCCCCAAAATCCTGGTGAACTTCTTGTGTCAGCAACAGACCATCTCCTACGACGAGTGCATGGCCCAGATCTTCTTCCTGATGTCTTTCACGGGAGCGGAGTGTGGTCTGCTGGCTGTCATGGCCTACGACCGCTATGCTGCCATCTGTAAACCTTTGCATTACTCCCACCTCGTAGATTTCAAGGTGTGCACCATACTAGCCTTTGCCACTTGGATCTGGGGTCTCCTAGACTCTGCTCTCCACCTGGCACTCATCTCCAGGTTGGACTTTTGTGGAGTCAACCAGATTCATCACATCTTCTGCGATCTCCCTCCACTGATGAAAATTGCTTGTAATGATGCACACATCAATGAACTGGCACTCAATATATCGGGATTTTTCGTGGGTGGGGGCCCCTTCCTGTTCATCATTTTCTCATACGTCTTCATCCTGTCCTCCATCTTGAAGATCCGTTCCACCACTGGGAAGCGCAAAGCTTTCTCCACCTGCGCTTCTCACCTTATTGTTGTCTTCGTTTACTATGGAAATGGGATCTTGAACTATCAGAGGCCAAGCGCTGGTTACTCTTTGGCAACTGGAACTTTGGGCTCCATCATGTACTGCATCATCACCCCAATGCTGAACCCCATAATTTATAGCCTCCGCAACAAAGAAGTGAAAGGGGCCCTCAAGAAGGCTGTGGAAACCTGGAGGAAGTCTAAGCATCACCAGTCTGTATGTTAG
- the LOC125434624 gene encoding olfactory receptor 5V1-like — protein MGIRNQTQVVEFVFLGFSGIPNGHVYLFLAFLAIYLVTVLGNLMILILIQLDSSLHSPMYYFLSHLSCLDIFTSSVTVPKIVVNLLQQQQTISYNECMAQMFFLISFMGAEGGLLAIMAYDRYAAICKPLHYSHLINTKVCTILAVATWIWGFLDSALHTALSTRLDFCGVNQLHHIFCDLPPLMKVACNNAYINELALHISGIFVGGGPFLFIIFSYVFILSSILNIRSTTGKSKAFSTCASHLTVVFIYYGNALLNYQRPSTGYSLATGTLASTMYCIITPMLNPIIYSLRNKEVNGALKKVVESWRKCQHSPSIK, from the coding sequence ATGGGAATCAGGAATCAGACGCAGGTGGTGGAATTTGTCTTCCTGGGTTTCTCAGGCATTCCAAATGGCCACGTCTACCTCTTCTTGGCATTCTTGGCCATCTACTTGGTCACTGTACTGGGGAACCTCATGATACTTATTCTGATTCAGCTGGACTCCAGCCTCCATAGCCCCATGTATTATTTCCTCAGCCATCTCTCCTGCTTAGATATTTTCACCTCCTCTGTCACAGTCCCAAAGATCGTGGTGAACCTCTTGCAACAACAGCAGACCATCTCCTACAACGAGTGCATGGCCCAGATGTTCTTCCTGATCTCTTTCATGGGTGCCGAGGGTGGCCTGCTGGCCATCATGGCCTACGACCGCTACGCCGCCATCTGTAAACCTCTGCATTACTCCCACCTCATAAACACCAAGGTGTGCACCATACTGGCCGTTGCCACTTGGATCTGGGGCTTTCTAGACTCCGCTCTACACACGGCACTCAGCACCAGGTTGGACTTCTGTGGAGTCAACCAGCTTCACCACATCTTCTGCGATCTCCCTCCACTGATGAAAGTTGCTTGTAACAATGCATACATCAATGAACTGGCCCTCCATATATCTGGAATTTTTGTGGGTGGGGGCCCCTTCCTGTTCATTATTTTCTCATACGTCTtcatcctgtcctccattttgaaTATCCGTTCCACTACTGGTAAAAGCAAAGCCTTTTCCACTTGTGCGTCTCACCTCACGGTTGTCTTCATTTACTATGGAAATGCGTTACTGAACTACCAGAGGCCAAGCACGGGTTACTCCTTGGCGACGGGCACTTTGGCCTCCACCATGTACTGTATCATCACCCCAATGCTGAACCCCATAATTTATAGTCTACGGAACAAGGAAGTGAACGGGGCTCTGAAGAAGGTTGTGGAAAGCTGGAGGAAATGTCAACATTCTCCTTCGATCAAATAG